The DNA segment AAAAGGCTGTTGAAATTGGCACTGAAAATTATGGAATTATAAAAGCAAAAAAGGCTTTCGCCGAAAGTTCGACTCTGAGTGTTGGACAGTCAAGATTAATGGCTATTCCAGATTTTACCATTGCAGCTCAAAATGATTACGGGACGATTAACGGTCAAAATGGACCTCTTTTTGGTTTTGGCGGTCAGGCGGCAACTTCTTCCGGACCAGTATTAGATTCGCAGAATTGGAATGCAGCTTTCGGTGCGCTTTATTTAGCAAATGTCAATTGGGATGTTTACGCCTTTGGCCGCGCTAGACAACGAATTAATTTGGCGAAAGCCCAATCTCAAAAAGCCACTTTTGATTTTGAACAAGAGAAATTTCAACAAAGCATTAAAATTGCCGCCGCTTACCTTAATCTTTTGGCTGCCGAGCGGGTGGAGATTTCACAATTGAAAAACCTCGAACGTGCCGAAATTTTTCACCGATTAGCTTCGGTAAGAGTAAAAAACGGACTTCTTGCTGGCGTAGATTCTACTGTGGCTTTCGCCGAAGTGTCTCGGGCTCGAATTATGCTCAATCAAATAAAAGAGAATAAAAATAAACAGCAAAATCAGCTGCAGGCTTTAATGGGAATGGAATCAAATGAAATTATTGTTGATACGGCGTTTGTAAGTACAATTCCAAAATTTCCTCTTACATCCGAAACTTTGTCAAATGCACCTCATCCGCAGGAAGCTTTTATGCAAAGCCGAGTAA comes from the Flavobacterium ardleyense genome and includes:
- a CDS encoding TolC family protein; the protein is MRFRSKKLLYLSLLAFPILSSGQVLSLKKAVEIGTENYGIIKAKKAFAESSTLSVGQSRLMAIPDFTIAAQNDYGTINGQNGPLFGFGGQAATSSGPVLDSQNWNAAFGALYLANVNWDVYAFGRARQRINLAKAQSQKATFDFEQEKFQQSIKIAAAYLNLLAAERVEISQLKNLERAEIFHRLASVRVKNGLLAGVDSTVAFAEVSRARIMLNQIKENKNKQQNQLQALMGMESNEIIVDTAFVSTIPKFPLTSETLSNAPHPQEAFMQSRVNLAEAETRLFKTERFPTLSLFGIYQGRASGFGDNYGNNQTSFTQNYLDGINPSRENYLLGIGLKWNLSDFFRNDKKASAQKMIAQGVAEELKQVKLELVTQAKTADATMQFALQNYAEAPRQVEAAAQAYLQKSTLYKNGLTTLTEVTQALYALNRAETDRDIIYTNVWQALLMKAAATGDMNLFMNEF